The DNA sequence AAACGCTACAAGAATTTAGACCATCTCATAAAAATGTAATCAGCAACGGAAAAGCAAAGAAAGTTCGTGTCGCTCGAAAAGTAAGGAAGGGCAAAAAGGGGAGCTCTTCTTTTACTCCTTCTGGTAACCTGACAAATATAGCACTTGCACTCTGTGCTGTTCTTATGGGTTTTGGACAATATAAGAAGTCATCTGAAGTAGCTAAGTTAAAAGAGGCGAATGCTTCTTTAACTAAAGAGATTACAGCTCTTCAAATGAATTCGATGAAATATATGGCAGACAAGAAAATCCAAGAAATTTCAAAAGAAACTTATAAAAGTAAAGTTGCTCACGTGGATTCATTGAATGCCATTATTGCAAAAAGTAAAGTTGAGCTTGCTAAGGCCAATTTGGAAATTGATAAGCTTAAGAACCTAAAGATGTCTGAGCTACAGTACAAGACTAAGCTTGCACAAATCGAAAATGAATATCAGAAACGTCTAGATGCGCACAACAGAGCAAGTACTGAAACGATCACTCGCATGGGGCGTAAGATGATGGCCGAAGTTGATAGTACAAAGACGCGTGAGCCAGCAAGTGCTACACGTCATGTTGTTCAATTTAAAGGAAGTAAGCCTGTGAATGCAAGAGTACTTACTAACCAAAAAACTACTATTGAATCAGATGAGTGGCGCTCAAATAATATGGAACTCTAATTACTTTCAAATTTTGAAAGAAGTTTCATTGCCATATCCTTTCGATAGGCGATATCGGTCGGGAGTGCTCTGAAGTCAATTTCATGAAGTAAACTCATAAATTTTTTATATCGCTTAGAGAGATCTTCTCGTGTCTTTCCAATAAAGAAGACATCGAGAAATGTAATATTATTTCTTGCAATTGAAATTTCTCGCATATTATTAAAGTAAATCGCCATATTCTCAAGATAGAGTAGAGCCGCAATACTTTGCTCTTCATTAGATGAGCTGTTTTTTAAGTCACGCTCATACAAAGAATATATAAACTCTTCAATCGTTGTAACATCAATTGGTCTTGCAACAGAGATAATTTGAATGATATCGCGTCTAAGGCATGACTGATACTCTGTCTGTTTATCTTGTTGGATGCACTTGTCGTAATCTATCTTATTAATTCTTTCTTGTGCCACTGAAGGAACTATAAAGAGGTAAGTTGGAATTGTTATTCCTAAGAATACGACAAATACAACGATAAATTTAATAAAGTCTCTAAGCTTATTTCTTGTCATTAAAATATATTCCGAATCCAAATTTAATTTTAGATTTTGGATCTTTAGGTTCTACAACTTTGATAATAACTCTTCTATTCGGGTTAAAGAAAATTTTCTCTTTGTTTTTTTCTTTTAACTTTTCTAGCTCTTCTTTTGTGATAAGAGGCTCAGAGTCGCCCTTTGTAGTGGCCGCAAGTGTAGCCGGAGGAAAACCAAAGTACTCAAAGCGAGAAAGAACTTTTGCAGCTCTAACTGCTCCTAATTGCCATGGACCTTCGATCCCTGGAGCAATACTTCTTTCATCTGAATCAGTATGTCCTTCAATCATAATTCGATAGTTAGGATTCTTTGTTCTGATAATATCAATCATAGTATCAAGTGATTGGATACTACTCTTACTTAACTTAGTACTTCCTTCAGGGAAGAGGATACTACTTGAAAATGAAATAATTAGCTCATTATCAATGAGTGATATTTTACTATTTTTTTCAAGTTCAGGGTGCTTTGATATCTCTTCTGTTAGCTCTGATAATTCTGTTTCTGAGCTTTTATATTTGTCCTTTTGAAATGATGTTGAGAGGTCCTTAGCTTTCTTATTGAATCCCACTGGGTCATAATTAGCAAAGGCCATCATTAGAATGAAGAAGCATGCAATTAGGGTCATCATATCTGCATAGGATGTCATCCAATCGCCATCACTGCCTCCACTATCTTGTTTTACTACTTTTTTCTTAACTGCCATTATTAACTCGCCGATTTCCAGTCTAGTCTTTCAGACGGTAAAAGGAATGAGTTTAGCTCTTCTGCCACAAGAACTGGGTTAGACTTGTCTAGAATATGCTTAATTCCTTCGATAATGATATTATCTTTTGTCTCCATTTGAATTTGGATATCTTCTAAGTTTTCAGCAATTGGAATAAATCCTAAGTTGGCAATGATAACTCCATAAAGTGTCGTAATAAGACATACACCCATGGCCGGCCCAATCATCTTCATAGCGTCAGCTCCACCGAGGTTGGCAAGAAGTACGATCATTCCAATTGTTGTTCCCATCATTCCAAATGCCGGAGGAAATTTACCAAGGGTTTTAATCTTTCTTGTATCTTCACTACGAATTGCATGCATATTAACAGCGCGTTGCTCGAGAATTTCGATAATCTTCTCTTTTTGCAGGAATCCATCTGCAATTAACTCAAGTCCTTCCTTGAGGAACTCATCATTTGCTTTACCTGGTAGATTCTCTGCTGCTTCACCTGAACGGTAAGCTTCACAGATTTGCATGATCTCTTTTATCACTTCGGCCGAATTAACCATTTTTCCACCAAGGAATTGTTTAAGGAAAATCTTAAAAAGTGCACCAATTTTATTTAATTGGAAAGCTACTGATGTAGCAGCGAAAGTTCCACCAATTACAATAAATAGAGAAGGGCCATCGACAAACAGACCGAGATTACTTGATGACATTCTTAGCCCTGCAAAGAGGACACCGGCCGATATTATTAGTCCAATTAAAGAAAAAATATTCATTTATTCACCTTTGTAAATATTCATAACAAAATCTTACTATTTTTAACTACTTAGGTTAACTCTCTAAGAATACAGTCACTTTTTTCCTGTCGTGAATTAAAGTTCTTCGAGTATTTTACTCGTCTATGTAGAGGCAACTATGGTTGGCATCGGTACCCAAGACTGAAAAGTTAAAGATTTTACTAATAAACACTGTTCGGAATAATTTTCCTTTAATTTTAGCAACTTATATTAGTTGTCATTTTGTTTTATGATAAATGTCATATTGCTGTGTGTTATCTTTTTAACAGTTTTACAATACTTGGTGTTTATATGAATAAAGTTTTACTAATTTTTGGTTGTTTTTTACTTTTTGGCTGCGTTGGAAAGGTTGAGGATGCAAATTCTGAACAAACTAAGGGAATTAATGATGGAGAGACTGTTATTAATTACACGGGAATTCAAGATGCTTTTCCGATAGCTCACGATAAGGTTGAGATCTACTTCCCACCATCTAATTTAGACCCATTAAAAGTTACGTATATTATCAACTACGATGGTGCTATCGCGCCAATTACAGTACCGGGTCGAACTCTAGTACCTGATTATCGTGGCTTTCTTCGTTATACGGTAACTGGTTTAAATATTAATGAACAATATATTTTCAATGTTCAGGCCAAGGATGATAAGGGACAGCAGTCAGTAAATGATGCCTTTAAATCTGTGACGACATATTCAAACCAGACCGCAAATTTTACAGGAATTGGTAGTATTAAAAATGTATCAGGAGGAGCTTCTAAGAACTCATTGTTAATTGAATGGCCGGCCGCAGAACGTACTGGTGGTTATATTCCTGAAGACTCAGATGTTTCAAAATATGAAGTTGTGTTAATTAACTCTGATACAGCAACTCCAGTTGCTTTTGATGATACTTCATTTTCAGCACCAACTCGTATTGTAAATTATGTTGATGGAAAAAAGATTTCTCAACAAGTTAACGGTCTTCTACCTGGAACAACTTACTACGTAAGAGTAAGAGGTATTCACCATGGTTTTAGTAAATATAGCTCAGATCCAAGTTACTTTTATGAGAAGAATAATAGTTACTTAAGTGCAACGACACTAAGTGATAGTGTAGGTGATATTCAAGTTGATCTAGATTCTTTTGAAGTTACAACACCAAGTAATAGTACTGGTAAAACTTCTCTTGATTTAAGTTGGGCCACAGGTATTGGTGCTATTGATCACTATCGAATTTATTACAAACAAAATGGTACAGGTGAGGCGTGGTCAACATATAAGAATAGTCGCGATGATATTTGCAATGGCGAGGAAACGACAGATCCTGCTTACTATTGTAAGCAAGTTACATATGAAGATAGTAAATCTAAACTTGTTGAGCTTGAGCCTTATACTTCTTATGAAGTATATCTTATTATGTGCTTAGATTCTTTATGTTCGCCAGGAAAGTCTATTATTTATAATTCTCCTAGCGTATATCGCACAAGCCCTCCACTTGTCAGTTTTTCAGGGATTACAGAAATTAATAATCCACGTTACCACTGGGCACTTAACGAAATCTACTTAAGTTATGAACCTGTCGATCTTGCAAGTGGTGTAATCGATGGGATGTTAATTGAGGTTAAGGGAAGAAGCTCTGGAGAGCCTTATATTGATACATTTATTAACTTTCCGGATGGAAATAATACAACATCATTAAATCCATCAACTCTTGATTTTACTAATGGAACAGAAGTTTCAATTAGAGGGATCGATATTAATTCGACAGAAGAATACTGCTTCGCTTTACTGCCTTACGTTTACGTTGGAGATGTTGTTACGCCTAATCGTGACTCAGAAGTTGTTAGTTGTATTGTTCCACAAGTAATGACTCCTACATATGAAGACTTTACTGGGATTAGTTCACTGTACTTTGACAGTTCGAA is a window from the Bacteriovorax sp. BAL6_X genome containing:
- a CDS encoding flagellar motor protein MotB, whose product is MAVKKKVVKQDSGGSDGDWMTSYADMMTLIACFFILMMAFANYDPVGFNKKAKDLSTSFQKDKYKSSETELSELTEEISKHPELEKNSKISLIDNELIISFSSSILFPEGSTKLSKSSIQSLDTMIDIIRTKNPNYRIMIEGHTDSDERSIAPGIEGPWQLGAVRAAKVLSRFEYFGFPPATLAATTKGDSEPLITKEELEKLKEKNKEKIFFNPNRRVIIKVVEPKDPKSKIKFGFGIYFNDKK
- a CDS encoding motility protein A; translation: MNIFSLIGLIISAGVLFAGLRMSSSNLGLFVDGPSLFIVIGGTFAATSVAFQLNKIGALFKIFLKQFLGGKMVNSAEVIKEIMQICEAYRSGEAAENLPGKANDEFLKEGLELIADGFLQKEKIIEILEQRAVNMHAIRSEDTRKIKTLGKFPPAFGMMGTTIGMIVLLANLGGADAMKMIGPAMGVCLITTLYGVIIANLGFIPIAENLEDIQIQMETKDNIIIEGIKHILDKSNPVLVAEELNSFLLPSERLDWKSAS
- a CDS encoding lipoprotein, giving the protein MNKVLLIFGCFLLFGCVGKVEDANSEQTKGINDGETVINYTGIQDAFPIAHDKVEIYFPPSNLDPLKVTYIINYDGAIAPITVPGRTLVPDYRGFLRYTVTGLNINEQYIFNVQAKDDKGQQSVNDAFKSVTTYSNQTANFTGIGSIKNVSGGASKNSLLIEWPAAERTGGYIPEDSDVSKYEVVLINSDTATPVAFDDTSFSAPTRIVNYVDGKKISQQVNGLLPGTTYYVRVRGIHHGFSKYSSDPSYFYEKNNSYLSATTLSDSVGDIQVDLDSFEVTTPSNSTGKTSLDLSWATGIGAIDHYRIYYKQNGTGEAWSTYKNSRDDICNGEETTDPAYYCKQVTYEDSKSKLVELEPYTSYEVYLIMCLDSLCSPGKSIIYNSPSVYRTSPPLVSFSGITEINNPRYHWALNEIYLSYEPVDLASGVIDGMLIEVKGRSSGEPYIDTFINFPDGNNTTSLNPSTLDFTNGTEVSIRGIDINSTEEYCFALLPYVYVGDVVTPNRDSEVVSCIVPQVMTPTYEDFTGISSLYFDSSNNSAAISWTPPEEGVYDRYVVFMKTTAGTFSFSDAVNGDNDYLRFEAEENALGITIPFIPAGTYYFGALTYLYQEDKYSEFNNSIQTLVVE